A genome region from Deinococcus aerophilus includes the following:
- the aceE gene encoding pyruvate dehydrogenase (acetyl-transferring), homodimeric type: MTKPPPNRPPRAGLPPQERESLNSVETQEWLDSLAYVFADAGDNRAAQLLEELDHYAYFHGAPIEFKQNTPYINTIDVEAQPEYPGDVAMERKIRNIIRWNAVAMVVRANKQSDGIGGHLSTYASAAELLEVGFNHFFRGQEAGQDRDLVFYQGHASPGVYARSFLEGRFDEARMNRFRRELSKEGPGLSSYPHPWLMPDYWEFPTVSMGLGPIQAIYQARFIKYLENRGLKPKGDARVWAFLGDGEMDEPQSIGAIRFAAYENLDNLIFVLNANLQRLDGPVRANSKVIQEFEALFRGAGWNVIKVIWDGKWDELLEKDYNGEIVKRFELLVDGESQRYAAFGGKELREKFFNTPELRALIDGWSDADLELLNRGGHDVHKIYAAYKAATEHKGSPTIIIPRTVKGYGLGESAQARNVAHQVKKLDFESLKNLRDALELPLSDEQVEHLEYYHPGEDSPEVAYTRERRAALGGFIPERRVEYPHPSIPDGEFYEEFAAGSKGRAVSTTMAAVSIMSKLLRDKEIGKLIVPIVPDEARTFGMDALVPRIGIYSPRGQTYTPVDSGSLMAYKESIDGQMLEEGITEDGAMASWIAAATSYANHGVPTIPFYVFYSMFGMQRVGDLVWAAADQRARGFLLGATAGRTTLAGEGLQHQDGNSLLQAYVVPNLKVYDPAFAYELAVIIESGIQRMYVDGIDEFYYVTVDNENEVQPPMPDDGRSHQEIHDGIIKGMYLFQRSPNKKAKLRAQLLASGPAMGAAQEAVGMLEGYGVAADLWSVTSYKELHQDALLTQRHNMLHPQDKPKESYLASQLTVQNAPGVLISVSDYIKLGADGLNGHLDRKLWTLGTDGFGRSEAREELRDFFEVDARHVVLATLYALQRDGKVRGEVVAKAIADLGIDPERDAPVLR; the protein is encoded by the coding sequence ATGACAAAACCGCCGCCCAACCGCCCGCCGCGTGCGGGGCTGCCCCCCCAGGAGCGCGAGTCGCTGAACAGCGTGGAGACGCAGGAATGGCTGGATTCGCTGGCCTACGTGTTCGCCGACGCCGGCGACAACCGCGCCGCGCAGTTGCTGGAGGAACTCGACCACTACGCCTACTTTCACGGCGCACCCATTGAGTTCAAGCAGAACACCCCGTACATCAACACCATTGATGTCGAGGCGCAGCCCGAGTACCCCGGCGACGTAGCGATGGAGCGCAAGATCCGCAACATCATCCGCTGGAACGCCGTGGCGATGGTCGTGCGCGCCAACAAGCAGTCCGACGGCATCGGCGGCCACCTCAGCACCTACGCCTCGGCCGCCGAGCTGCTGGAGGTGGGCTTCAACCACTTCTTCCGCGGGCAGGAAGCCGGGCAGGACCGCGACCTGGTGTTCTACCAGGGCCACGCCAGCCCCGGCGTGTACGCGCGTTCGTTCTTGGAGGGCCGTTTTGACGAGGCCCGCATGAACCGCTTTCGCCGCGAGCTGAGCAAAGAGGGTCCGGGCCTGAGCAGCTACCCCCACCCGTGGCTGATGCCCGACTACTGGGAATTTCCCACCGTGAGCATGGGGCTGGGACCGATCCAGGCGATCTATCAGGCCCGCTTTATCAAGTACCTGGAAAACCGGGGCCTGAAGCCCAAGGGCGACGCCCGCGTGTGGGCCTTCCTGGGCGACGGCGAGATGGACGAGCCGCAGAGCATCGGCGCGATCCGCTTCGCAGCCTACGAGAACCTCGACAACCTGATCTTCGTGCTGAACGCCAACCTGCAGCGTCTGGACGGTCCGGTGCGCGCCAACTCCAAGGTGATTCAGGAGTTCGAGGCGCTGTTCCGGGGCGCGGGCTGGAACGTCATCAAGGTGATCTGGGACGGCAAGTGGGACGAGCTGCTGGAAAAGGATTACAACGGCGAGATCGTCAAGCGCTTCGAGCTGCTGGTGGACGGCGAGTCGCAGCGCTACGCGGCCTTTGGGGGCAAGGAGCTGCGCGAGAAGTTCTTCAACACCCCCGAGCTGCGCGCCCTGATCGACGGCTGGAGCGACGCCGATCTGGAGCTGCTCAACCGCGGCGGCCACGATGTCCACAAGATCTACGCGGCGTACAAGGCCGCCACCGAGCATAAGGGCAGCCCCACCATCATCATTCCGCGCACCGTCAAGGGCTACGGCCTGGGCGAGAGCGCGCAGGCCCGCAACGTGGCCCACCAAGTCAAGAAGCTGGACTTCGAGAGCCTGAAGAACCTGCGTGACGCCCTGGAACTGCCGCTGAGCGACGAGCAGGTCGAGCATCTCGAGTACTACCATCCCGGCGAGGACAGCCCGGAGGTGGCCTACACTAGGGAGCGCCGCGCCGCGCTGGGCGGATTCATTCCCGAGCGCCGGGTGGAGTACCCGCACCCGAGCATCCCCGACGGCGAGTTCTACGAGGAATTCGCGGCGGGCAGCAAGGGCCGTGCGGTCAGCACGACCATGGCCGCCGTGTCGATCATGAGCAAGCTGCTGCGCGACAAGGAAATCGGCAAGCTGATCGTGCCCATCGTGCCCGACGAGGCCCGCACCTTCGGCATGGACGCCCTCGTGCCGCGCATCGGCATCTACAGTCCGCGCGGGCAGACCTACACGCCGGTCGACAGCGGCTCGCTGATGGCCTACAAGGAAAGCATTGACGGCCAGATGCTGGAAGAAGGTATCACCGAGGACGGCGCGATGGCGTCGTGGATCGCCGCCGCGACGAGCTACGCCAACCACGGCGTGCCGACCATTCCCTTCTATGTGTTCTACTCGATGTTTGGCATGCAGCGGGTGGGCGATCTAGTGTGGGCCGCCGCCGATCAGCGCGCGCGCGGCTTCCTGCTCGGAGCGACCGCCGGGCGCACGACCCTGGCCGGCGAGGGTCTGCAACATCAGGACGGCAACAGCCTGCTGCAGGCGTACGTGGTGCCCAACCTCAAGGTCTATGACCCGGCCTTTGCCTATGAACTGGCCGTGATCATCGAGAGCGGCATCCAGCGCATGTACGTGGACGGCATCGACGAGTTCTATTACGTCACGGTGGACAACGAGAACGAGGTGCAGCCCCCCATGCCCGACGATGGCCGCAGCCATCAGGAAATCCACGACGGCATTATCAAGGGCATGTATCTGTTCCAGCGCAGCCCGAACAAGAAGGCCAAGCTGCGTGCCCAGCTGCTCGCCAGCGGCCCGGCGATGGGCGCGGCGCAGGAGGCCGTCGGGATGCTCGAGGGCTACGGAGTCGCCGCCGACCTGTGGAGCGTCACCAGCTACAAGGAGCTGCATCAGGACGCCCTGCTCACCCAGCGCCACAACATGCTGCATCCACAGGACAAGCCGAAAGAAAGCTACCTCGCCTCACAGCTCACGGTGCAGAACGCCCCCGGCGTGCTGATCAGCGTCTCGGATTACATCAAGCTGGGGGCGGACGGCCTGAACGGACACCTGGACCGCAAGCTGTGGACCCTGGGCACCGACGGCTTCGGGCGCAGCGAGGCGCGCGAGGAACTGCGCGACTTCTTCGAGGTGGATGCCCGGCACGTTGTTCTGGCGACGCTGTACGCCCTGCAGCGGGACGGCAAGGTCCGGGGCGAGGTGGTGGCCAAGGCCATCGCCGATCTGGGCATTGACCCCGAACGCGACGCACCCGTGCTGCGCTGA